ACTGAAGCGTTTTTTGCCCAATTCCTGAGCTGTAAGAAAATCGTGCGTGTCGACAATCAGTTTTGCCTGCTTTATACGAGGATTGTTTTTAACCAGCCCTGACCAGTAAGCATAGCTGATGACAATATAGTCATAATTGTTCTTTTCGAGAATAGTGTTAAACAAGTGCCGGTTATATGCCGTTACAAAATCTGGAATCGACCGCCGGAAGGCTGTATCTTTAATAAATCGGTTAATGCGATATTGAATGGAGTAGCTAAGCGCTCCGGAACCGGCCGGTTTCTTGCGAAGTTCGTAAACTTCCCGAACGAGGCCCGTTTTTTTCAGCGCATCCGCCTCAGCTGCATCCATAGGCCCACCCCATAAATCAAAGCTATATACATAGTCAACAACACAATCCGCGTTCTTAAATGCCTCCAGCATGCCCCAGGCCCGGCGTATACTCCCTGTATTGTTTTTCATAAGATTGAGCGGGAAAAAATACAATACAGTCTTCATAATTTTTAAAAACCGTCACTAATCCGGATATATACACCGGCCTTTATCCGAACCGTATATAATTAACATTTTATACCTATACCTATAAACATCATCACCCGCTATGCCTCCACATATCCATTGGGCCGGTAGGTGTATTTATACTGTACCGTTTCCCGGTAGATCAGTTCATTCGGTACAAAGTTGGCTCTCGAGCTTAAGGGATGAAAAATATGGTAGCCGATCGCTGCCATTTTCAACCGCTTCTTTTTTACGCCTACATTGATCAGCCGCTCGCCAAATTCATAATCTTCCCATCCCCATCCTTCAAATCCGCTGTAGTACCCGTTCACTTTTACATAATCAGCCTTCCAGAAAGCAAGATTGCATCCCTTTACATTGTGGGAACTATACGGATCTACTTTAAAAAAGGAGGAAAACAGGGGCATTCTTATAGCATTAAACCGACTGTATAATCCGCTCATCAAGGGGTGAAGCCGATTGATCTTTTTTGCTTTTAGCAATGCTTTGCTTTTCCATTCTTTCAGCATCGTGCGACTTCCCTGCACAAAATATCCCTGTTCGGCCGCACCGATATGGTCTGCGATAAATTCGCGGTGCATGATAATATCGCCATCTATTTCAATAATATAATCCGACTCAATCTCTTTTATGGCCTTATTCAGAATCAGACTTTTACGAAAACCCCGATCCTCATGATATACATGCTTTACCGGTATGCTGTGCAGTTTTTCAAAATCACCGATACACCATGCCGTGCGTGTGTCGTCGCCATCCTCCGCAATAATGATCTCATCTGGCCTCCGGCTTTGGTACAAAACACTTTGCAATACCAGCTGCAAGGCTTCCGGCCATTTATAGGTTGAGATTAATAATGCGACCTTAAAAGGAGCTTTTTTCATATTTTTCTGTCTTTCTGCTTTTTGGTTTAGACCAGCTACTGAAACGATCACTACCTCTCAAAACAACGTAAAAAACCGCTGTATCGCAACACTTTCTGTCAGTTTGATTGATCCCGGATCTCAAATTTATCAAATCTTTTACAAATTAGGGTTTCTTCCGGTGCGAGAAGATGGAAGCGATAAAATCTTTTAAGCCCTGCAACGTTTTCCCTTTGTAGTTTCTGTTTAGCTCGCAAAGATAGTTTTTTTACCCTATCCGGGGCACAGAAATCCCCCTTTCGGCTGCCAGGGCGACCCTTTATTTATCAAACTATCATTAAATTTGCCTCTTTATTTGTTGTTTTATGCAATTAACCTCCTTAGATAAATTTGATCAGCTTAGCCCGGAAGATTTTAAAAAGAACTATTATCAGCAAAATAAACCCGTGGTGATCCGGGACCTGGCCCGTCAGTGGCCTGCTTTTTCCAGATGGAACTGGGATTATTTTATTGATATTGTAGGAAACAAGGAAGTAGGTGTTTACAATAATGTAAAAAGCGACTCCTATACTCCAATTAATACGGCAGATGCCTATATGAAATTTGGCGAATACCTGGAGATGGTGAAAAAAGGCCCGGTAGAACTGCGGATCTTTTTATTCAACATTTTCCAGCATGCCCCCCAGATCGTTTCCGATTTTACCTGGCCTGATACTTACATGAGGGGCTTTGTAAAAAAATTCCCCATGCTATTTGTAGGCGGCCAGGGCTCCGTTACGCATATGCATTTCGATATCGACCTCAGCCATATTCTTCACACACAATTCCTGGGAAGAAAAAGGGTATTGCTTTTTCCATTTGAGGAACAGCACAAATTGTACCGGAAACCCTGGGAGGTGTTGAGCCTGGCAAATTTTGCGCAGTATTATGAAAAATTCGACTATGCAAAATTTCCGGCTGCAAAAAATGCCAGGGGATATGAAGTGATCCTGGAACATGGAGACACCCTGTTTATGCCAGCCGGATACTGGCACCATATGGAGTATATTGATGCCGGATTTGCTATGAGTCTCAGGGCCTTGCAAAACAGTGTGTCCGGCAAGTTAAAGGGTGTATGGAACCTTTTTGGCATGCGGAATATCGATACCCTGATGAAGAAAACAGCACCTAAATGGTGGTACGACCGCAAAGTGAAGCAGTTGTATGCAGATGCAGCGCAAACAATGAGGTAATATGCTAATGGGTTGATTTGAAAATGTGGGGATGAAGATATCGTTACTGCATCCTGATCTTCCTCTGGTCCCATATTAAACAGGAAATTGGGAATGGCGGGTCAAGGTTGTTCTTTTAGTACACGGACGTCCTTATATGCCCACAGAAGCCCCTGATTTTTATAGAACAACTGCTGCGGGCTGCCAGGAAACGGTATCAAATGCCGAGTAGTCAGAAGTTTGTACATGAAGCATAAAAAGGGAACCCAACCTCAAGCCTTTCCTTCGGCAATGTAAAATATCCAATAAGAAATAGTAAATATAAAATTGAAGATGCCGCTCCTGCTCCGTGAACCTCCCCCGATTAATATTTGACAGACGTCAGACGATAGACATCTTATAGCCGGCATCTAACATCTAACGTAAAATGGACCTGACATGGGAACCTGAAATAGTGAATGATTAACGGATGATAGAGCGTAAAATGGATCCGGTTTTAAACGTTAAACCTTGAACTTCCAGAAGCACATTGAATAAAAAACCGGATCTGACATAGCACTTAAGCCTGGAACTTAACTGTTCCAAATGTTCCAGCTTAATTCTGCCTGCCCTACCAGCATGTCATAACCATTTTTGATCACTGCTCCCCTGCGCTGTCCTTCCTCCAGAAATGCCGTCAGCGGCGGGTTGTAAACAAGGTCATATAAATAATGCCGGGGCGTGATCCATTCATAAGGCAACGCAGGTTTTCCTTCTGTTTTGGGATAGCTTCCCAGCGGCGTGGTATTGATGATTAGCGGATAGGCTTCCATCGTTGCCGCATCCAGGTGCTGATACCCCAGCGCATCCGGCGCCGACGTGCGCGAAACATACTGGTAAGCAATCCCCAGCTTTTCCAGTGTATAACGCACAGCTTTCGACGCCCCGCCAGTGCCCAGGATCAATGCCTGGGTATGGTGTGGCTGCAATTGCTGCAGTAAGGTTGTTTCAAAAGCCGCAGCATCCGTATTGTAACCCTTTAATTTTCCATTGATGATCCGGATGCAATTACAGGCGCCTATTGAAGCGGCTTCTCCGTCCAGCTCCTGTAAAAACGCCATTACCTCCTGTTTGTAAGGAATGGTTACATTAAACCCCGCCAGCTCCGGGTGCTGTTGCAACAACGCCGGCAGGTGCTGAATAGAAGGAATTTCAAATGCCTCATACCGGCAGCCTCCGATCCCCTCTTTTTCAAACTTTTCCGTAAAATAACGTTTGGAAAAAGACTGGCTTAGCGGAAATCCTATTAAACCAAACAGTCGCATTAAAACGCGGTTTTATTATCAAGGTATAATCCAAAAGAATCGCCCCTCAGGCCGATGCGCATGGCCTCCAGCGCAATGACTTCATTGGGCGGAATATTTCCCAGGTTTACATTACATCCGATCAACTCCAGGAAATAAAGCTGCTGAGCCTTCTGCGGCGCCTCCCAGATGATCTTTTCCGAGGGAATCTGGGTAAGAATCTCCTGTACCAGTCCTTCCCGTACTTCACCGGTGCCACGATAAATGCCCACGTTTCCTGCTTCCCGGGCCTCCGCAATCACATAAGAAGAGCCGGCTTCCAGTTCGGCCTTCATCAGCTCAATCCATTTATACGGCGGAATAATATGGGTGGCATCCTTACTGCCCACTTCGCTTAAAACGGTTCCGTGCTTCGTCAGCTTTTCAATGTAACCGCATTTCTCTGCGTGAGGAATGCTGATGGAGCCATCGCTCACTTCCATATAATCGATCCCGAAATGTTTACAGATGGCAATATAATCGTCTACCTGGTTGCGTACTAGATAGGCTTCAAATAAAGTACCTCCAAAATAAACAGGAACATCATAAGAACGGTACACTTCAATCTTCTTTTCCAGGTTCGGGGTTACTACCGCGGTACCAAATCCCAACTTTAATACATCTACATGGGGATGAGAAACACTCATAAAACTTGTTGCCTCATCTATACTCAACCCTTTATCCATTACCATTGTGATGCCGTTTGTACGTGGACGAACGTACCGTTCCGGCATCTGCGTCAAATTAAACTTCATTCGGTATCAGTTATTAATCGTCGCAAAAGTAACCATTTTGCGGAAGTTTGAGCCACCCATAAAATGAAGGCTCAGGAAAAAGCATTGAAAATGAACCATCAATTGATAAAACCGCCTTAAATTATCCCGGTATTTTCTATTTATAGAAAGGCATTTACTTATTTTTGGTACCAGATTTTATTATAAACACTTTATCATTGATATATGAAGAAATCCGTTCGTATTTTTTGGCGAATTTTTTTCATTTTATTCGGAGCGGGTATTTTGACCGTGCTTTTGGCCAATTGGGGCGTATTTGGCAAAATGCCTTCGCTGGCGGAGCTGGAAAACCCCACCATTATGCAGGCCTCCGAAGTACTGGCAGCGGATGGCACACTGATGGGAAAATACTATTTGCCGAACGGAAACCGTTCGCTGGTAAAGTACCGTGATATTTCTCCCAATGTGGTCAATGCCCTGATTGCAACGGAAGACAAACGTTTTTATGATCATGCCGGCATTGATCTGAAAGGAACCCTGCGGGCGATTTTTTTACTGGGGAAAGAAGGCGGCGGCAGTACCATTACCCAACAGCTGGCGCTGGCCCTGTTTAACCAGCGTGCAAGCAATAAAGCCTTGAGGGTTATCCAGAAATTAAAAGAATGGATCATTTCCGTAAAACTGGAACGCAATTTTACCAAGGAAGAAATTGTTGCTTTATACCTGAATGCCGTTCCATTCAGCGATAATGTATATGGGATCCGCAATGCGGCCCGGACCTGGTTCCAAAAAGAGCCGGACCGGCTAAGTGTGGATGAAGCAGCCCTGCTGGTAGGAATGATTAACGGGCCGGGGATCTACAATCCCCGGAGAAATCCAAAGCTGGCCATTGACCGCAGAAACCTGGTAATCTCCCGGATGGTGGAAAACGGCAACCTTTCGTCCGCTGAAGGCGAGCGCCTGTCTGCCATGCCAATGAAACTCAACTATAAAAAAATGGATGAGAACACCGGTTATGCGCCCTATTTCCGGGATGTGCTGCGCGATGAATTAAAGACGATTTTAAAAGATCCGGGGTTGAAAAAACCGGATGGCTCTTCTTACAGCCTTTACGAAGATGGTTTAAAAATTTATACCACCATCAACCCGCTGATGCAGCAATATGCAGAAGAAGCGGTGTATATGCAGGTACCCAACCTGCAGCGTGCGCTGGTGCGCCAGTCGTTTATAAAAAGCGGGGCCGTATGGAAAGGCCGGGACAATATTTTACTCCGGGCGATGAAGGAAAGCGACCGCTGGAAGAATATGGCTGATGATGGGTTTTCTGATAAAGAGATCAAGGCCAGCTTTTATAAAAAAGTGCCCATGCGCATTTTTGCCTGGAATGCCAGCAAAGGGCGGGATACGGTCATGACGCCTTATGATTCCATCAAATATCACCGCACGATGGTACAATCGGCCTTTATGGTAATGGACCCGGTAACCGGTGAAGTAAAAGCCTGGGTGGGGGGTATCGATTTCAAGACCTACAAATACGATCACGTAAACCTGAAAACCAAGCGCCAGGTAGGATCTACCATCAAGCCGCTGTTATATGCCGAGGCGATCGAAGAACAGAATATGACGCCTGAATCGATGGTTGAAGATGTACAGCAGAATTTTGGCAACGGGCAGCTGGTGCCGGCCACCGGAAGAACCTGTACCGGCCGGTCGATGACAATGGCCTCTGCCCTGGCATGGTCGCGCAACTGTGCCACCGCCTACATTATGAAGATCGTGGGCCCGGCCCAGTTTGTTAATTTCCTACAGCGGATCAATATCCCTACAAAAGTGCCCGCCTTCCCTTCCATTGCCCTGGGGGCCTGCGAACTTTCACTTTTTGAAATGCTTTGGGGGTATTCCATTTTTGGAGGGCGGGGGTTTTCTACCAAGCCGTATTTTATCAGCCGCATTGAAGACCGGAATGGCAATGTAATCAAGCGTTTTGACTACAGCGTGAACCGCAAAGAGGCCATCAGCGAAGCCACCGCTTATACCATGAGCCGCATGATGCAGGGGATTGTAGATAAAGGTACCGCCGCGGGATTGCGTGCCCGCCTCGGTGCTGCGGAGATGGCCGGAAAAACCGGCACCACCAACGACAACAGTGATGCCTGGTTTATGGGTTTTACGCCTCAGTTGCTGGGCGGTGTTTGGGTAGGCTGTGATGACCGTTTCATCCGTAATGAGGGTAAGGGCGGTTTTGGTGGTGAAGCAGCACGCCCGATCTGGGAAGCATTCTTTAAAAAAGTATACGCCGACAAATCGCTGGGCATTAATAAGGATGAAAAATTTGCAGAGCCGGCTACTATGGAAAACGAAGTACTCAGTGCCGATCCGTCTCAATATGTCACTTCTGAAAACCCCGAGCCCACAGCAGAGGGAGAAGATGCAGGGCTGGGCACCGAACAGGACTATATGCAGAACAATAATGAATACATCGGACCCGAATCCAAGCCGGTAACCGATGAAAAGGGGCCTGTGAAGGACACTACCAAAAAAGAACCGTCTAAAGCCGTACAGGGAAAGCCCATCGGTTCTGCAGATGAGCCTAAAAAGAAGAAAGGATTTCTGGGCGGGCTTTTTAAGAAAAAAGATAAAAATAAAAACCAGGAAGGCGAGAAATAGCTTTAGCGCTTAGCCGTCGGCATTCACCGGTCAGTTGATGATTAGCGGCTGAAGGCCGAACGCTGTGTGCCAAACGCTACAGGCAAACGGCTAACAGCCGGTAGCGGTCTGACGGCTGAACTATCGTATATTTGCGCATTATTTTATTTAAAAATCGAATCATTATATGGCAGACATTTTTGAGCGGCTATTAAAAAATTACGGGCCTATTGGTCAACACAGGGAAAGAGCTCACGGTTATTTTGCGTTTCCTAAATTAGAGGGAGAGATTGGTAGCGTTATGAAATTCCGGGGCAACGATGTAATCGTTTGGAGCCTCAACAACTACCTGGGACTGGCCAATCACCCCGAAATCAGAAAGGCTGACGCTGAAGGTGCTGCTCAATATGGTCTTGCATTACCGATGGGCGCCCGCATGATGAGCGGCAACTCTAACCTGCACGAACAACTGGAAGCAGAACTGGCAGCATTTGTACACAAAGAAGACGCCGTGTTGCTGAATTTTGGTTACCAGGGCATGGTAAGCATCATCGATGTGCTGTGCAGCCGTCATGATGTGATCGTTTATGACGCGGAAAGTCACGCCTG
The sequence above is a segment of the Niabella agricola genome. Coding sequences within it:
- a CDS encoding glycosyltransferase family 2 protein, with the translated sequence MKKAPFKVALLISTYKWPEALQLVLQSVLYQSRRPDEIIIAEDGDDTRTAWCIGDFEKLHSIPVKHVYHEDRGFRKSLILNKAIKEIESDYIIEIDGDIIMHREFIADHIGAAEQGYFVQGSRTMLKEWKSKALLKAKKINRLHPLMSGLYSRFNAIRMPLFSSFFKVDPYSSHNVKGCNLAFWKADYVKVNGYYSGFEGWGWEDYEFGERLINVGVKKKRLKMAAIGYHIFHPLSSRANFVPNELIYRETVQYKYTYRPNGYVEA
- a CDS encoding cupin-like domain-containing protein, with product MQLTSLDKFDQLSPEDFKKNYYQQNKPVVIRDLARQWPAFSRWNWDYFIDIVGNKEVGVYNNVKSDSYTPINTADAYMKFGEYLEMVKKGPVELRIFLFNIFQHAPQIVSDFTWPDTYMRGFVKKFPMLFVGGQGSVTHMHFDIDLSHILHTQFLGRKRVLLFPFEEQHKLYRKPWEVLSLANFAQYYEKFDYAKFPAAKNARGYEVILEHGDTLFMPAGYWHHMEYIDAGFAMSLRALQNSVSGKLKGVWNLFGMRNIDTLMKKTAPKWWYDRKVKQLYADAAQTMR
- a CDS encoding shikimate dehydrogenase family protein, producing MRLFGLIGFPLSQSFSKRYFTEKFEKEGIGGCRYEAFEIPSIQHLPALLQQHPELAGFNVTIPYKQEVMAFLQELDGEAASIGACNCIRIINGKLKGYNTDAAAFETTLLQQLQPHHTQALILGTGGASKAVRYTLEKLGIAYQYVSRTSAPDALGYQHLDAATMEAYPLIINTTPLGSYPKTEGKPALPYEWITPRHYLYDLVYNPPLTAFLEEGQRRGAVIKNGYDMLVGQAELSWNIWNS
- a CDS encoding phosphosulfolactate synthase, coding for MKFNLTQMPERYVRPRTNGITMVMDKGLSIDEATSFMSVSHPHVDVLKLGFGTAVVTPNLEKKIEVYRSYDVPVYFGGTLFEAYLVRNQVDDYIAICKHFGIDYMEVSDGSISIPHAEKCGYIEKLTKHGTVLSEVGSKDATHIIPPYKWIELMKAELEAGSSYVIAEAREAGNVGIYRGTGEVREGLVQEILTQIPSEKIIWEAPQKAQQLYFLELIGCNVNLGNIPPNEVIALEAMRIGLRGDSFGLYLDNKTAF
- a CDS encoding penicillin-binding protein 1A; protein product: MKKSVRIFWRIFFILFGAGILTVLLANWGVFGKMPSLAELENPTIMQASEVLAADGTLMGKYYLPNGNRSLVKYRDISPNVVNALIATEDKRFYDHAGIDLKGTLRAIFLLGKEGGGSTITQQLALALFNQRASNKALRVIQKLKEWIISVKLERNFTKEEIVALYLNAVPFSDNVYGIRNAARTWFQKEPDRLSVDEAALLVGMINGPGIYNPRRNPKLAIDRRNLVISRMVENGNLSSAEGERLSAMPMKLNYKKMDENTGYAPYFRDVLRDELKTILKDPGLKKPDGSSYSLYEDGLKIYTTINPLMQQYAEEAVYMQVPNLQRALVRQSFIKSGAVWKGRDNILLRAMKESDRWKNMADDGFSDKEIKASFYKKVPMRIFAWNASKGRDTVMTPYDSIKYHRTMVQSAFMVMDPVTGEVKAWVGGIDFKTYKYDHVNLKTKRQVGSTIKPLLYAEAIEEQNMTPESMVEDVQQNFGNGQLVPATGRTCTGRSMTMASALAWSRNCATAYIMKIVGPAQFVNFLQRINIPTKVPAFPSIALGACELSLFEMLWGYSIFGGRGFSTKPYFISRIEDRNGNVIKRFDYSVNRKEAISEATAYTMSRMMQGIVDKGTAAGLRARLGAAEMAGKTGTTNDNSDAWFMGFTPQLLGGVWVGCDDRFIRNEGKGGFGGEAARPIWEAFFKKVYADKSLGINKDEKFAEPATMENEVLSADPSQYVTSENPEPTAEGEDAGLGTEQDYMQNNNEYIGPESKPVTDEKGPVKDTTKKEPSKAVQGKPIGSADEPKKKKGFLGGLFKKKDKNKNQEGEK